One Glycine max cultivar Williams 82 chromosome 3, Glycine_max_v4.0, whole genome shotgun sequence DNA window includes the following coding sequences:
- the LOC100776161 gene encoding T-complex protein 1 subunit gamma-like, whose amino-acid sequence MTVTDDPGYYEDGEFGIRLENVLIVKEADTNFNFGDRGYLSFEHITWCSSFDASNMIDVYQAIADIIRTTLGPRFMLKMLFDASGGIMVTNDGNAILHEIDLARPTAKSMIELSCTQDEEVGDGTTSIIILAGEMLHVAEALIDKNYHPTIICRDNLSITYDKALEDAIAVFDKIAMPVDANDHKFCC is encoded by the exons ATGACTGTTACAGATG ACCCTGGTTACTATGAGGATGGAGAGTTTGGGATAAGATTGGAGAATGTGCTTATTGTCAAGGAGGCCgatacaaatttcaattttggtgATAGAGGTTACTTATCTTTTGAACACATTACCTGG TGCTCTTCATTTGACGCTTCTAATATGATTGATGTCTATCAGGCTATTGCTGATATAATTCGTACAACCTTGGGACCCAGGTTCATGTTAAAAATGCTATTTGATGCTTCAGGAG GCATTATGGTGACAAATGATGGAAATGCTATCTTGCATGAAATAGATCTTGCTCGTCCTACTGCAAAG TCTATGATTGAATTGAGTTGCACCCAAGATGAAGAAGTTGGAGATGGAACAACATCTATCATCATTCTTG CTGGTGAGATGCTTCATGTTGCTGAAGCACTCATAGATAAGAATTATCATCCTACAATTATTTGCCGAGATAATTTGTCTATAA CTTATGACAAAGCTTTGGAGGATGCCATTGCTGTCTTTGACAAAATTGCTATGCCCGTTGATGCCAATGATCATAAGTTTTGTTGCTAA